The following proteins come from a genomic window of Aequorivita marisscotiae:
- a CDS encoding YceI family protein has translation MKSTFLKITLMSFITIGAFSCKNTEKEAETTVEEAAQATEMATEYSVDAAASQINWEGAKPTGKHHGTIDLASGTIHLNEGKVEAGSFTFNMNSINVEDLTGEDKANLEAHLKGTVEGKEGDFFNATEYPTAKFEMTGIENNMVKGNLTIKDKTNPIEFPATVSIEGDKMTLKSETFEIDRTKWDVNYGSKSVFPSLGDKFINDTIKLNVLLVATKA, from the coding sequence ATGAAATCTACATTTTTAAAAATTACTTTAATGTCCTTTATTACCATAGGCGCATTTTCGTGTAAAAATACCGAGAAAGAAGCTGAAACAACGGTCGAAGAAGCTGCTCAAGCCACTGAAATGGCAACCGAATATTCTGTAGATGCTGCCGCATCTCAAATTAACTGGGAAGGCGCAAAACCTACCGGCAAACATCACGGCACTATTGATCTTGCTTCGGGAACAATTCATTTAAACGAAGGAAAGGTTGAAGCTGGAAGTTTTACTTTTAATATGAATAGTATTAATGTAGAAGACCTGACTGGAGAAGACAAAGCAAACTTGGAAGCGCACTTAAAAGGAACTGTTGAAGGAAAAGAAGGCGACTTTTTTAATGCAACCGAATATCCTACCGCAAAGTTTGAAATGACCGGCATTGAGAATAATATGGTTAAAGGAAACCTGACCATTAAAGATAAAACAAACCCCATTGAATTTCCTGCAACGGTAAGCATTGAAGGTGATAAAATGACCCTTAAAAGCGAAACTTTTGAAATAGACAGAACGAAATGGGATGTTAATTACGGTTCAAAATCTGTATTTCCAAGTTTGGGAGATAAGTTTATAAACGACACTATTAAATTAAATGTGCTTTTGGTTGCAACAAAAGCATAA